GGTATTTTTTCGCCATAGATCGAAATTAGAGAGTGTCCGTCCATGTACTCCATTGAACCTATTGGCTTTATAGAGTCTCCTTATAAAGAGAAGTTCGCGGTACCAAGGCAACCTAGATTAGTACCAACATCCAGCTCAAGAATAAGACTCGTTGACTCAGCAAACTGCCTTGAGTCCGTCCGTAATATTGAGCAATTTAGCCATGTTTGGTTGTTGTTCATGTTCGACAAAAACCTCGAAGCAGGATGGAAACCAACTGTGAGGCCACCTCGCCTTGGCGGGAATGAACGTATTGGTGTATTCGCGTCACGTGCCACATTCAGACCAAATGGAATTGGCATGTCTGCGGTTGAACTAAAAGGTGTGTCTCAAGAGAAAGGACAGACTTGGTTGGATCTCGGCAGCGTCGACTTAGTAGACGGTACACCGATCATCGACATCAAGCCTTATATCCCCTATTCAGATTCGATTCCGGATGCATTGGGAGGGTTTGCCGCCGATGAACCAGAAGTGCTCGACGTTAACTTTTCACAGCAAGCCCAAGCGAAGCTGGTACAACACCCACAGGGGCACCACATCATTCAGGTAATCAAAGAAGTTCTTGGCCAAGATCCTCGCCCTGCCTATAAAAAAGGCAAACCAGACAGTAAAGAATATGCGGTAAATTTGTTCGATCTTAACGTGAAATTCGTTGTTGAAACGCTTTTCATCAATGTTACTGACATTGAGCGCTTTTGAGAACTCAAATAGGCTGATATTATATACGGCTATATCAGATTTGCTGACGCCACTAAGCTCGGCAAATTTTCTTTTATCAATGATGAAACGGATACCACAGAATGCGTACCAGTAACTACCTTCTTTCTACTCTGAAAGAGACTCCAAACGACGCAGAAGTAATCAGCCACCAGCTGATGCTACGTGCAGGTATGATCCGTAAGCTAGCTTCAGGTTTATATACTTGGCTACCTACTGGTCTACGTGTACTGCGTAAAGTCGAAAATATCGTTCGCCAAGAGATCGATAATGCAGGTGCCGTTGAAATCTTGATGCCCGTAGTTCAACCGTTTGAGCTTTGGGAAGAGACTGGCCGTTCTGAAAAGATGGGCCCTGAGCTACTTCGTTTCACAGACCGTCACTCTCGTCCGTTCGTTCTTAGCCCAACAGCTGAAGAAGTGGTGACGAGCCTAGTACGTAACGAGATTAGCTCTTACAAACAGCTTCCTCTAAACCTGTTCCAAATCCAGACTAAATTCCGTGATGAACGTCGCCCTCGTTTTGGCGTAATGCGTGCACGTGAATTCTCTATGATGGATGCGTACAGTTTTGATATCGACAAAGAAGGCTTAGAAAAGTCTTACCAAGCGATGCACGATGCTTACTGTAAAGCATTCGACCGCATGGGCCTTGAGTACCGTCCAGTATTGGCAGACTCTGGTGCAATCGGCGGTAGCGGCTCTCAAGAATTCCACGTTCTTGCTGAAAGCGGCGAAGATCTAATCGCATTCTCTTCTGAATCTGATTACGCAGCGAACATCGAGAAAGCAGAAGCACTAGCTCCTACAACTGAAGCGGCAGCGCCAACTCAAGAGATGGAACTGGTTGATACGCCAAACGCAAAAACAATTGCTGAGCTTGTAGAGCAGCACGGTCTAGCAATCGAGAAGACCGTTAAGACTCTATTCGTTAAAGCGTCTGATGAAGTAGATGCAGACATCATTGCACTGATCATCCGTGGCGACCACGAACTGAACGAAGTGAAAGCAGAGA
The Vibrio kanaloae genome window above contains:
- the tsaA gene encoding tRNA (N6-threonylcarbamoyladenosine(37)-N6)-methyltransferase TrmO; translated protein: MYSIEPIGFIESPYKEKFAVPRQPRLVPTSSSRIRLVDSANCLESVRNIEQFSHVWLLFMFDKNLEAGWKPTVRPPRLGGNERIGVFASRATFRPNGIGMSAVELKGVSQEKGQTWLDLGSVDLVDGTPIIDIKPYIPYSDSIPDALGGFAADEPEVLDVNFSQQAQAKLVQHPQGHHIIQVIKEVLGQDPRPAYKKGKPDSKEYAVNLFDLNVKFVVETLFINVTDIERF
- a CDS encoding proline--tRNA ligase; this encodes MRTSNYLLSTLKETPNDAEVISHQLMLRAGMIRKLASGLYTWLPTGLRVLRKVENIVRQEIDNAGAVEILMPVVQPFELWEETGRSEKMGPELLRFTDRHSRPFVLSPTAEEVVTSLVRNEISSYKQLPLNLFQIQTKFRDERRPRFGVMRAREFSMMDAYSFDIDKEGLEKSYQAMHDAYCKAFDRMGLEYRPVLADSGAIGGSGSQEFHVLAESGEDLIAFSSESDYAANIEKAEALAPTTEAAAPTQEMELVDTPNAKTIAELVEQHGLAIEKTVKTLFVKASDEVDADIIALIIRGDHELNEVKAENLPQVASPLEMASEEEIRALVGAGPGSLGPVGLELPFIVDRSVAVMSDFGAGANVDGKHYFGINWGRDVELAQVEDLRNVVEGDLSPCGQGTIQLKRGIEVGHIFQLGNTYSKAMNCNVLGPDGKSVILEMGCYGIGVSRVVASAIEQNHDKFGITWPDALAPFQVAIVPMNMHKSERVKEAAEKLYAELTAMGIEVLFDDRKERPGVMFKDIELVGIPHTIVIGDRSMDEGNFEYKNRRTGDKEVIAMDTVIEHLKAQLA